The following are from one region of the Luteimonas sp. MC1572 genome:
- the lpxH gene encoding UDP-2,3-diacylglucosamine diphosphatase: MATLFVSDLHLDPARPDITRLFGAFLDGEARSADALYILGDLFEAWVGDDDPSETGAFVAKRLAALAASGVPVHFMHGNRDFLLGAAYAQRAGMLLLDDPTVIDLHGRRALLMHGDTLCTDDIAYQQFRAQTRDPAWQAQFLAQPLAARLAFARQARAASQARQGELRDAGTMETITDVAPEAVAAAFRGHGVDLLIHGHTHRPAVHGLDVEGRACSRVVLGDWYEQGSVLRVDADGMRLDNLQA, translated from the coding sequence ATGGCCACCCTCTTCGTCTCCGACCTGCACCTCGATCCGGCGCGCCCGGACATCACCCGCCTGTTCGGCGCGTTCCTCGACGGCGAAGCCCGCAGCGCCGACGCGCTCTACATCCTCGGCGACCTGTTCGAAGCCTGGGTGGGCGATGACGACCCGTCGGAGACCGGCGCATTCGTGGCGAAGCGCCTCGCCGCGCTTGCCGCGTCCGGCGTCCCGGTGCATTTCATGCACGGCAACCGCGACTTCCTGCTCGGCGCCGCCTACGCGCAACGCGCCGGCATGCTCCTGCTGGACGATCCGACCGTCATCGACCTGCATGGCCGGCGCGCGTTGCTGATGCACGGCGACACCCTGTGCACCGACGACATCGCCTACCAGCAGTTCCGCGCCCAGACCCGCGACCCGGCGTGGCAGGCGCAGTTCCTCGCGCAGCCGCTGGCGGCGAGGCTCGCCTTCGCACGCCAGGCGCGCGCCGCCAGCCAGGCGCGCCAGGGCGAACTGCGCGACGCCGGCACCATGGAAACCATCACCGACGTCGCACCCGAAGCCGTCGCCGCCGCGTTCCGCGGGCATGGCGTGGACCTGCTGATCCACGGCCATACCCACCGCCCCGCCGTGCACGGTCTTGATGTCGAGGGCCGCGCCTGCAGCCGCGTGGTCCTCGGCGACTGGTACGAGCAGGGATCGGTGCTGCGCGTGGACGCCGATGGCATGCGCCTGGACAACCTGCAGGCCTGA
- the purF gene encoding amidophosphoribosyltransferase translates to MCGIVGIVGTTEVAPALYDGLTVLQHRGQDAAGIATAVGTQLRVHKGNGLVRDVFDARAMALLDGRVGIGHCRYPTAGSEGSDEAQPFYVNSPFGIALAHNGNLVNTDALRREVFETDRRNVNTQSDSEVLLNVFAHELDRSRALSPETAFAAVEGVMRRAKGGFSVVAVVLGLGLVAFRDRNGIRPLVLGKRETAEGTEYCVASESVALDILGFERLRDVAPGEGIVITARGELHERQCAEPAEHAPCIFEYVYFARPDSMIENISVHKARMRMGVTLGEKILRERPDHDIDVVIPIPDTSRDSALELANVLNVKYREGFIKNRYVGRTFIMPGQVERAKSVRRKLNPIPLEFRNRVVLLVDDSIVRGTTSRQIVQMARDAGARKVYLASAAPPVRHPNIYGIDMPSVEELVANGRSEKEIEELLGCDWLVYQDLADLEVAVAGHKFPGKKFDSSCFSGEYVTGIEPGYFERLRQLRSDEAKKKRRVGA, encoded by the coding sequence ATGTGCGGCATCGTCGGCATCGTTGGCACCACTGAAGTCGCGCCCGCGCTGTACGACGGGCTGACCGTGCTCCAGCACCGCGGCCAGGACGCGGCGGGCATCGCCACGGCGGTCGGCACCCAGCTGCGCGTGCACAAGGGCAACGGCCTGGTGCGCGATGTCTTCGACGCGCGGGCCATGGCGCTGCTGGATGGCCGCGTGGGCATCGGCCACTGCCGCTATCCGACGGCGGGTTCGGAAGGCAGCGACGAAGCGCAGCCGTTCTACGTCAACTCGCCGTTCGGCATCGCGCTGGCGCACAACGGCAACCTGGTCAACACCGACGCGCTGCGCCGCGAGGTGTTCGAGACCGACCGCCGCAACGTCAACACCCAGTCCGATTCCGAGGTCCTGCTCAACGTGTTCGCGCACGAGCTTGACCGCAGCCGCGCGCTGTCGCCGGAGACCGCGTTCGCCGCGGTTGAAGGCGTGATGCGCCGCGCCAAGGGCGGGTTTTCGGTGGTGGCGGTGGTGCTCGGCCTGGGCCTGGTGGCGTTCCGCGACCGCAACGGCATCCGCCCGCTGGTGCTCGGCAAGCGCGAGACGGCGGAGGGCACCGAATACTGCGTGGCCTCGGAATCGGTGGCGCTCGACATCCTCGGCTTCGAGCGCCTGCGCGACGTGGCGCCCGGCGAGGGCATCGTGATCACCGCGCGCGGCGAGCTGCACGAGCGGCAGTGCGCGGAGCCGGCCGAGCATGCGCCGTGCATCTTCGAGTATGTGTATTTCGCGCGTCCGGACTCGATGATCGAAAACATCTCGGTGCACAAGGCGCGCATGCGCATGGGCGTGACGCTGGGCGAGAAGATCCTGCGCGAGCGTCCGGACCACGACATCGACGTGGTGATCCCGATCCCCGACACCTCGCGCGATTCCGCGCTCGAGCTCGCCAACGTGCTCAACGTGAAGTACCGCGAGGGCTTCATCAAGAACCGTTACGTCGGCCGCACCTTCATCATGCCGGGGCAGGTGGAGCGGGCGAAATCCGTGCGCCGCAAGCTCAACCCGATCCCGCTGGAGTTCCGCAACCGGGTGGTGCTGCTGGTAGACGATTCCATCGTGCGCGGCACCACGTCGCGGCAGATCGTGCAGATGGCGCGCGACGCCGGTGCGCGCAAGGTCTACCTGGCGTCCGCGGCGCCGCCGGTGCGCCATCCCAACATCTACGGCATCGACATGCCATCGGTGGAGGAGCTGGTGGCCAATGGCCGCAGCGAGAAGGAGATCGAGGAACTGCTGGGCTGCGACTGGCTGGTCTACCAGGACCTCGCCGATCTCGAGGTCGCGGTGGCCGGGCACAAGTTCCCCGGCAAGAAGTTCGACAGCTCCTGCTTCAGCGGCGAGTACGTGACCGGCATCGAGCCGGGTTATTTCGAGCGCCTGCGCCAGCTGCGCTCCGACGAGGCGAAGAAGAAGCGCCGCGTCGGCGCCTGA
- a CDS encoding histidine phosphatase family protein yields MRILLARHGETAWNREGRYQGQEDIPLSDAGAKQALRLGERLHDVRIARAVASPLGRAYDTARLALGDARADMLEVDNGLMEIAHGSWEGKLASEIRESDPERLAAWRDTPDKVQMPGGESLKQVLARAWPALANACEGLGPDDTLLVVSHDAVNRVLLCRVLGLPLFRLWTFRQAPATLNLLEGPDVEHLDVVRMNDCTHHTLLFGEAVHRAL; encoded by the coding sequence GTGAGGATCCTGCTCGCGCGGCACGGCGAAACCGCCTGGAACCGGGAAGGCCGCTACCAGGGCCAGGAAGACATCCCGCTGTCGGACGCGGGCGCGAAGCAGGCGCTGCGCCTCGGCGAGCGCCTGCACGACGTGCGCATCGCGCGCGCCGTGGCGTCGCCGCTCGGCCGCGCCTACGACACCGCGCGCCTCGCGCTGGGCGATGCGCGCGCGGACATGCTGGAGGTCGACAACGGCCTGATGGAGATCGCCCACGGCAGCTGGGAAGGCAAGCTGGCCAGCGAGATCCGCGAGTCCGATCCCGAACGCCTCGCGGCCTGGCGCGACACGCCCGACAAGGTGCAGATGCCCGGCGGCGAATCGCTCAAGCAGGTGCTGGCCCGGGCCTGGCCGGCGCTGGCCAATGCCTGCGAAGGCCTCGGCCCGGACGACACCCTGCTCGTGGTGTCGCACGACGCGGTGAACCGGGTGCTGCTGTGCCGAGTGCTCGGCCTGCCGCTGTTCCGGCTGTGGACCTTCCGCCAGGCGCCGGCCACGCTCAACCTGCTCGAAGGCCCGGACGTCGAGCATCTCGACGTGGTGCGCATGAACGACTGCACGCACCACACCCTGCTGTTCGGCGAAGCGGTGCACCGCGCACTCTGA
- the folC gene encoding bifunctional tetrahydrofolate synthase/dihydrofolate synthase, which translates to MTVTRSLGDWLRHIEGQHPHAVDMGLDRVRAVAARMRLARPAAHVVTVAGSNGKGSTVAFIEAIARASGLRVGAYTSPHLLAYNERVRIDGADADDAALVRAFDAVETARGDTTLTYFEYGTLAALWLFERAGLDLAVLEVGLGGRLDAVNIVDPDVAVVTTVDLDHQDWLGADREAIGREKVGIARAWKPLVLGEDDPPSSVLGHAYAIGASAIRGGSDFRFGLHDDASPGWWWREPGFELALPMPRLAAPTQLRNAATAIAALRALDVDIDDDAWARGVAAADIPGRLQRFERGGVTVLVDVGHNPQAARALGDWLRTQAGQGGRTHAVYGALADKDAAGVVDALASQVDAWYLAGLADAGPRSGDADALAARLVGTAAAAGARHGDVAAALSAAVAQAAPGDRVLAFGSFHVAAAALAWLAGTGSEAHAGGGV; encoded by the coding sequence ATGACCGTTACGCGCAGCCTCGGCGACTGGCTCCGGCATATCGAGGGCCAGCACCCGCACGCCGTCGACATGGGCCTGGACCGCGTGCGCGCGGTCGCCGCACGCATGCGGCTGGCGCGCCCGGCGGCGCACGTGGTGACGGTGGCCGGGAGCAACGGAAAGGGCTCCACGGTGGCGTTCATCGAGGCGATCGCGCGCGCCAGCGGCCTGCGCGTGGGTGCCTACACGTCGCCGCACCTGCTGGCGTACAACGAACGCGTGCGCATCGATGGCGCCGACGCCGATGATGCCGCGCTGGTGCGCGCGTTCGACGCGGTCGAGACCGCGCGCGGCGACACCACGCTGACCTATTTCGAGTACGGCACGCTGGCCGCGCTGTGGCTGTTCGAACGCGCGGGCCTGGACCTCGCGGTGCTCGAGGTCGGCCTCGGTGGCCGGCTCGACGCAGTGAACATCGTCGACCCCGACGTCGCCGTGGTCACCACCGTCGATCTCGACCACCAGGACTGGCTGGGCGCGGATCGCGAGGCGATCGGGCGCGAGAAGGTCGGCATCGCGCGCGCATGGAAACCGCTGGTATTGGGCGAGGACGATCCGCCGTCCAGCGTGCTCGGCCATGCATACGCCATCGGCGCGTCGGCGATCCGCGGCGGCAGCGACTTCCGCTTCGGCCTGCACGACGACGCCAGCCCCGGCTGGTGGTGGCGCGAACCCGGCTTCGAGCTCGCGCTGCCCATGCCCCGGCTGGCGGCGCCGACGCAGCTGCGCAATGCGGCGACCGCGATCGCGGCACTGCGCGCGCTGGACGTGGACATCGACGATGACGCCTGGGCACGCGGCGTGGCCGCGGCCGATATCCCGGGGCGCCTGCAGCGCTTCGAGCGCGGCGGCGTCACGGTGCTGGTGGATGTCGGCCACAACCCGCAGGCGGCGCGCGCGCTGGGCGACTGGCTGCGCACGCAGGCCGGGCAGGGCGGACGGACGCATGCGGTGTATGGCGCGCTTGCCGACAAGGACGCGGCCGGCGTGGTGGACGCGCTGGCGTCGCAGGTCGATGCCTGGTACCTCGCGGGTCTTGCCGATGCGGGTCCGCGCAGTGGCGATGCCGACGCGCTCGCCGCGCGCCTGGTCGGCACCGCGGCCGCCGCAGGCGCGCGCCATGGCGATGTCGCCGCCGCGTTGTCCGCCGCAGTCGCACAGGCCGCCCCCGGCGATCGCGTGCTCGCGTTCGGCTCGTTCCATGTCGCAGCCGCCGCGTTGGCATGGCTGGCCGGCACGGGTTCAGAAGCCCATGCGGGTGGCGGCGTATAA
- a CDS encoding ferritin-like domain-containing protein, which yields MSVGASLFDAARDCLAAASPEDKVAATHAAADAFRSGGLAIDANAPEAMTIAMPGRPPRPRLVHPRELPRRGVGTDEGRAAFIHAIAHIEFNAIDLGWDAVYRFRGMPAQYYADWVMVADDEARHFTMLRARLQAMGFDYGDFDAHNGLWEMAEKTAHDVLARMALVPRVLEARGLDVTPGMIVKLRALGDQATADILEIILREEIAHVAAGSRWFRWCCERGGIDPEPRFRELLTEYARAVLHGPFNVDARSAAGFSEDELAALVQISG from the coding sequence CTGAGCGTGGGCGCCTCGCTGTTCGACGCCGCGCGCGACTGCCTCGCCGCGGCGTCCCCGGAGGACAAGGTGGCCGCGACGCACGCGGCCGCCGACGCGTTCCGGAGTGGCGGGCTCGCGATCGATGCCAACGCCCCAGAAGCGATGACCATCGCGATGCCGGGCCGCCCGCCGCGCCCACGCCTGGTGCATCCGCGCGAGCTTCCGCGCCGCGGCGTCGGCACCGACGAAGGGCGTGCGGCGTTCATCCACGCGATCGCGCACATCGAGTTCAACGCCATCGACCTCGGCTGGGATGCGGTCTACCGCTTCCGCGGCATGCCGGCGCAGTACTACGCCGACTGGGTGATGGTGGCCGACGACGAAGCGCGGCACTTCACCATGCTGCGCGCGCGGCTGCAGGCGATGGGCTTCGACTACGGCGATTTCGACGCGCACAACGGGCTGTGGGAGATGGCCGAGAAGACCGCGCACGACGTGCTGGCGCGCATGGCACTGGTGCCGCGGGTGCTCGAGGCGCGCGGGCTGGACGTCACGCCGGGGATGATCGTGAAGCTGCGCGCGCTGGGCGACCAGGCGACCGCCGACATCCTGGAGATCATCCTGCGCGAGGAGATCGCGCACGTGGCCGCCGGCAGTCGCTGGTTCCGCTGGTGTTGCGAGCGCGGTGGCATCGATCCGGAGCCGCGCTTCCGTGAATTGCTGACCGAATACGCGCGCGCGGTGCTGCATGGGCCGTTCAACGTCGATGCGCGCAGTGCGGCGGGTTTCAGCGAGGACGAGCTGGCGGCGCTGGTGCAGATTTCGGGCTGA
- a CDS encoding SPOR domain-containing protein produces MESGLKQRLIGAAVLIALAVIFLPMLVQGPAPDSGVSDLSLQVPSAPGGQYETRDLPLVVPNATTSAGLLADDGSLATVDTATAPTPAGTPSDDAADLSSAQPLVEEDGVVATPLPPPPEPAVTAAVAAAPAATTANTPAQVPAAAAPKPVEAPKPVAAAPAQRLPAATAGGDYVVSFGAYATRADAGAVVDRLRKASLPGYVEETTVNGRDAWRVRIGPYASRADAESARITAGGIGSRAQAQVVALDARPAATVSAKPAATASAPAKPAASTPSAAAPTPAPAATPPAAAGTGFAVQLGAFGNAADAQALRDRLRAAGIGAFTDTVQTDKGALTRVKAGPVLTRAEAEQLKARIKSSQGIDGLVRAHP; encoded by the coding sequence ATGGAATCCGGACTGAAACAGCGCCTGATCGGCGCCGCGGTGCTGATCGCGCTTGCGGTGATCTTCCTGCCGATGCTTGTCCAGGGCCCGGCCCCGGACAGCGGCGTGTCCGACCTGTCGCTGCAGGTGCCATCGGCGCCCGGCGGCCAGTACGAAACGCGCGACCTGCCGCTGGTCGTGCCCAATGCCACCACCAGCGCCGGCCTGCTCGCCGATGACGGCAGCCTGGCGACGGTCGACACCGCCACTGCGCCGACGCCTGCGGGCACGCCGTCCGACGACGCCGCAGACCTGTCCAGCGCGCAGCCGCTGGTCGAGGAAGACGGCGTAGTCGCGACGCCGCTGCCGCCTCCTCCGGAGCCTGCGGTCACTGCGGCCGTCGCCGCGGCGCCGGCGGCGACTACGGCCAACACGCCCGCTCAGGTTCCGGCTGCGGCAGCGCCGAAGCCGGTGGAAGCACCCAAGCCGGTCGCCGCCGCGCCTGCGCAGCGCCTGCCGGCCGCCACCGCCGGTGGTGACTACGTGGTCAGCTTCGGCGCGTACGCCACGCGTGCCGATGCCGGTGCGGTCGTCGACCGCCTGCGCAAGGCCAGCCTGCCGGGCTACGTGGAAGAAACCACGGTCAACGGCCGCGACGCCTGGCGCGTGCGCATCGGTCCCTACGCCTCGCGCGCGGACGCCGAGTCGGCGCGCATCACCGCCGGTGGCATCGGCTCGCGTGCGCAGGCGCAGGTGGTTGCGCTGGACGCCCGTCCCGCAGCCACGGTGTCGGCCAAGCCAGCCGCGACGGCTTCGGCCCCGGCGAAGCCGGCGGCCAGCACGCCGTCCGCTGCGGCCCCGACGCCCGCGCCTGCCGCCACGCCACCCGCCGCCGCCGGCACCGGTTTTGCCGTGCAGCTCGGCGCGTTCGGCAACGCGGCGGACGCGCAGGCGCTGCGCGACCGCCTGCGCGCCGCCGGCATCGGTGCGTTCACCGACACCGTGCAGACCGACAAGGGCGCGCTCACCCGCGTCAAGGCCGGCCCGGTGCTGACCCGCGCCGAAGCCGAGCAGCTCAAGGCGCGCATCAAGTCTTCGCAGGGCATCGACGGACTCGTCCGCGCGCATCCCTGA
- a CDS encoding serine/threonine-protein kinase translates to MQDRYLQAKALAMEALELAPDARDAWLAQRCADDAGLRAEVDWLIASARTGPDDPLAPGWSQPGPAPLHEGTRVDAAQPGQYRVLRLLGEGGMGVVYLAERDDGDAHQLVALKLLASAGPHGARLAQRMAEERRILATLQHPNIAHLLDGGSTGDGQPFIAMEYVEGERIDRWCQVRALPLRERVALFLKVCSAVEHAHQRLVIHRDLKPANILVTAEGEPKLLDFGIARLVEENAPADPTGTAHRALTLAYASPEHVAGKPLTTATDVWSLGIVLYELLAGTRPHQAMESGHLLPDAIVSGEIRPPSNAPHTGNRDADRDARTISHAVGRIPADIDAIVLKALRHAPEQRYPSVAALSEDLRRFLDSRPVSARRGHALYRLRRFAWRRRWPLAAGMVLLVIGTGFVFERERQLQQVTAERGKAQALAGFMTELFANADPSRSRGEQITVREVLDRGATDLRARTDLPPDVRADLLMAMAEANHGLALDSAAEPLFQEALELKRLTGTPVELSRLQMKLAHVYAQQGRNADAIRIHREAQAGLSQDDPEEFLERVRHRVRELRNEGLASTRPAADMAVDLEEVLATLGEPSDETRALIRSDALTALADARQHTRELDLSLAAHEEAVALLERHSKDAPVVLLTARANQAALMLDVDLERGIRMFEALDADYVRLIGENTLSRAVNLNQLSVGYSRANRDDDAARASGLAVAVARKTTSADNRLYLQLAVGHAIGLRSLGRLDESATLLREVLPGLRSRSAPGVDAVNLAYALAALARVLVDQGQDPAQARDLAVEAEAVLLPHAGDYLVVYDGVIDPLARSLTMLGAHGQASAAMARYAALLDAHGEPAKSPWRESLADLRKTLGQ, encoded by the coding sequence ATGCAAGACCGCTATCTGCAGGCCAAGGCGCTTGCCATGGAAGCGCTGGAACTTGCGCCGGACGCGCGCGATGCCTGGCTCGCGCAACGCTGTGCGGACGATGCCGGGCTGCGTGCGGAAGTCGACTGGCTGATCGCCTCCGCCCGCACCGGCCCGGACGATCCACTCGCCCCGGGCTGGTCACAACCAGGTCCTGCGCCGTTGCACGAAGGGACCCGGGTCGATGCCGCGCAGCCGGGCCAGTACCGCGTGCTGCGCCTGCTCGGCGAAGGCGGCATGGGCGTGGTCTACCTGGCCGAACGCGACGATGGCGATGCCCACCAGCTGGTCGCGCTCAAGCTGCTGGCCAGCGCCGGCCCGCATGGCGCGCGGCTGGCGCAGCGCATGGCCGAAGAGCGCCGCATCCTCGCCACGCTGCAGCACCCCAACATCGCCCACCTGCTGGACGGCGGCAGCACCGGCGATGGCCAGCCCTTCATCGCCATGGAATACGTGGAGGGCGAGCGCATCGATCGCTGGTGCCAGGTCCGCGCCCTGCCCCTGCGCGAGCGCGTGGCGCTGTTCCTCAAGGTCTGTTCCGCGGTGGAGCACGCGCACCAGCGCCTGGTGATCCATCGCGACCTGAAGCCCGCCAACATCCTCGTCACCGCGGAGGGCGAGCCCAAGCTGCTGGATTTCGGCATCGCACGCCTGGTCGAGGAGAACGCGCCAGCCGACCCGACCGGCACCGCGCATCGCGCCCTCACCCTCGCCTATGCCAGCCCCGAGCACGTCGCGGGCAAGCCCCTGACCACCGCCACCGACGTCTGGTCGCTGGGCATCGTGCTGTACGAACTGCTGGCGGGTACGCGCCCGCACCAGGCAATGGAATCGGGCCACCTGCTGCCCGATGCCATCGTCTCCGGCGAAATCCGTCCGCCCAGCAACGCGCCGCACACCGGCAATCGCGACGCCGACCGGGACGCGCGCACGATCAGCCACGCGGTCGGCAGGATTCCCGCCGACATCGACGCGATCGTGCTCAAGGCGCTGCGGCACGCACCCGAGCAGCGCTATCCCTCGGTCGCCGCCTTGTCCGAGGACCTGCGCCGGTTCCTGGATTCGCGCCCGGTGTCGGCGCGGCGCGGGCACGCGCTGTATCGGCTGCGCAGGTTCGCCTGGCGCCGGCGCTGGCCGCTGGCCGCTGGCATGGTGTTGCTGGTGATCGGCACCGGCTTCGTATTCGAGCGCGAACGCCAGCTGCAACAGGTGACCGCGGAACGCGGCAAGGCGCAGGCACTGGCCGGCTTCATGACCGAGCTGTTCGCCAATGCCGATCCCTCGCGCTCGCGCGGTGAACAGATCACCGTGCGCGAGGTGCTGGACCGCGGCGCGACCGACCTGCGCGCGCGCACCGACCTGCCGCCCGACGTCCGCGCCGACCTGCTCATGGCCATGGCCGAAGCCAACCACGGCCTGGCGCTGGATTCCGCCGCGGAGCCGCTGTTCCAGGAGGCACTGGAGCTCAAGCGCCTGACGGGCACGCCTGTGGAACTGTCGCGCCTGCAGATGAAGCTGGCGCACGTCTACGCGCAGCAGGGGCGCAACGCCGACGCCATCCGCATCCATCGCGAGGCGCAGGCGGGCCTTTCGCAGGACGACCCCGAGGAATTCCTAGAACGTGTCCGCCACCGGGTGCGCGAGCTCCGCAACGAGGGACTCGCCAGCACCCGGCCCGCCGCCGACATGGCGGTGGATCTCGAAGAGGTGCTGGCCACGCTCGGCGAACCGAGCGACGAGACCCGTGCGCTGATCCGTTCCGATGCGCTGACCGCGCTGGCGGACGCGCGCCAGCACACGCGCGAACTCGACCTGTCGCTTGCCGCCCACGAAGAGGCCGTCGCGCTGCTTGAACGCCATTCGAAGGATGCGCCCGTCGTGCTGCTGACCGCGCGCGCCAACCAGGCCGCACTCATGCTCGACGTGGACCTTGAGCGCGGCATCCGCATGTTCGAAGCACTCGATGCCGACTACGTCAGGCTGATCGGCGAGAACACGCTGTCGCGCGCCGTCAACCTCAACCAGCTCTCGGTCGGCTATTCGCGCGCCAACCGCGATGACGATGCCGCCAGGGCCAGTGGCCTGGCGGTGGCCGTGGCACGCAAGACGACGAGCGCCGACAACCGCCTGTACCTGCAGCTTGCCGTCGGCCATGCGATCGGGCTGCGCAGCCTGGGACGCCTCGACGAATCGGCGACGCTGCTGCGCGAGGTGCTGCCCGGGCTTCGCAGCCGGTCCGCCCCCGGCGTGGACGCGGTCAACCTGGCCTACGCGCTGGCGGCCCTGGCCCGTGTGCTGGTGGACCAGGGCCAGGATCCGGCACAGGCCCGCGACCTTGCCGTTGAAGCCGAGGCCGTGCTGTTGCCGCATGCCGGCGACTATCTGGTGGTCTACGACGGCGTGATCGATCCGCTCGCGCGCTCGCTCACCATGCTCGGCGCGCACGGGCAGGCCAGTGCGGCCATGGCGCGCTACGCGGCCTTGCTGGACGCGCATGGCGAGCCCGCCAAATCGCCTTGGCGCGAGAGCCTTGCGGACCTGCGCAAGACGCTCGGGCAATGA
- a CDS encoding ECF-type sigma factor has product MSAQAAQGDVTRLLQAAADGEPAAMDQVVHGLYQALHQLAAAQLGHERHDPMLSATVLINEAWLKLFAGAPLPPLENRGHLLGLAAHAMRQVLIDHARRRLSAKRPQDGDRMQLTEVAENLGDEVEPDALEDALNRLATLDQRQARIVDMRFFAGLTGEQIAAATGLSTATVQREWRMARAWLRRELEVD; this is encoded by the coding sequence ATGAGCGCGCAAGCAGCCCAGGGTGACGTGACGCGCCTGCTGCAGGCCGCCGCCGACGGCGAACCCGCGGCGATGGACCAGGTGGTGCACGGGCTGTACCAGGCCCTGCACCAGCTGGCGGCCGCGCAGCTGGGACACGAGCGCCACGACCCCATGCTCAGCGCCACCGTGCTGATCAACGAGGCCTGGCTGAAGCTGTTCGCAGGCGCGCCACTGCCACCGCTGGAGAACCGCGGCCACCTCCTGGGCCTGGCCGCGCACGCCATGCGCCAGGTGCTGATCGACCACGCCCGCCGCCGCCTCTCGGCCAAGCGCCCGCAGGACGGCGATCGCATGCAACTCACCGAGGTCGCCGAGAACCTCGGCGACGAGGTCGAACCCGATGCGCTGGAGGACGCGCTCAACCGCCTGGCCACGCTCGACCAACGCCAGGCGCGGATCGTCGACATGCGCTTCTTCGCCGGCCTGACCGGCGAACAGATCGCCGCCGCCACCGGCCTCTCCACCGCCACCGTGCAGCGCGAATGGCGCATGGCCCGCGCCTGGCTGCGCCGCGAGCTCGAAGTGGACTGA